The following coding sequences lie in one Rutidosis leptorrhynchoides isolate AG116_Rl617_1_P2 chromosome 4, CSIRO_AGI_Rlap_v1, whole genome shotgun sequence genomic window:
- the LOC139842405 gene encoding uncharacterized protein: MEVMKLSKFKLKLQTLITEVRELREKEGVSSDQLHNHVQEQKQNVEGLCSKIVELEADLASSVEHGQKLQRKVQFLEEENYLLESKHKELKETINSILQAKESFVKAYQESTCEMKRSIESRDRKIAMLSEKINTHLSSLESIRKEASLVKQVVDSAQRAVAEKEEVVTHLKKEMDKVCAFENLFIGKINDLESRLKSNENEFQRKDMVIAKLQTQLETAKLTDQSPSIEEISMPYHLYSRYLFILDIYNIAISI; this comes from the exons ATGGAGGTGATGAAATTATCAAAATTCAAGTTGAAGCTCCAAACCCTAATAACGGAAGTTCGTGAGCTCAGA GAAAAAGAAGGCGTTTCATCCGATCAACTTCACAATCATGTTCAG GAGCAAAAGCAAAATGTTGAAGGATTATGTAGTAAGATAGTGGAATTGGAAGCAGATTTAGCTTCATCTGTTGAACATGGCCAAAAACTTCAACGCAAG GTGCAGTTCCTTGAAGAAGAAAACTATTTGCTTGAAAGCAAGCATAAAGAACTGAAGGAAACAATTAACAGCATTCTTCAGGCAAAAGAAAGTTTCGTGAAGGCTTACCAG GAATCTACATGTGAAATGAAAAGATCCATTGAATCCAGAGATAGAAAGATTGCCATGCTTTCTGAGAAGATAAATACTCACCTTTCATCATTGGAATCAATACGAAAGGAGGCATCTTTGGTCAAGCAAGTGGTGGATAGTGCCCAACGTGCTGTTGCTGAGAAAGAGGAAGTAG TGACTCATTTAAAGAAAGAAATGGATAAAGTATGTGCCTTCGAGAACTTATTCATCG GAAAAATCAATGACCTTGAAAGTAGACTTAAAAGTAATGAGAACGAGTTTCAGAGGAAGGACATGGTGATTGCAAAGCTTCAGACACAGTTGGAGACTGCAAAACTAACTGATCAAAGTCCATCAATAGAGGAGATATCCATGCCATACCATCTTTATTCTAGATATTTATTTATACTTGATATTTATAATATAGCTATTAGCATATAA